One stretch of Vulpes lagopus strain Blue_001 chromosome 12, ASM1834538v1, whole genome shotgun sequence DNA includes these proteins:
- the FZD2 gene encoding frizzled-2, protein MRPRSALPRLLLPLLLLPAAGPAQFHGEKGISIPDHGFCQPISIPLCTDIAYNQTIMPNLLGHTNQEDAGLEVHQFYPLVKVQCSPELRFFLCSMYAPVCTVLEQAIPPCRSICERARQGCEALMNKFGFQWPERLRCEHFPRHGAEQICVGQNHSEDGTPALLTTAPPPGLQPGAGGTPGGPGGGGSPPRYATLEHPFHCPRVLKVPSYLSYKFLGERDCAAPCEPARPDGSMFFSQEETRFARLWILTWSVLCCASTFFTVTTYLVDMQRFRYPERPIIFLSGCYTMVSVAYIAGFVLQERVVCNERFSEDGYRTVVQGTKKEGCTILFMMLYFFSMASSIWWVILSLTWFLAAGMKWGHEAIEANSQYFHLAAWAVPAVKTITILAMGQIDGDLLSGVCFVGLNSLDPLRGFVLAPLFVYLFIGTSFLLAGFVSLFRIRTIMKHDGTKTEKLERLMVRIGVFSVLYTVPATIVIACYFYEQAFREHWERSWVSQHCKSLAIPCPAHYTPRMSPDFTVYMIKYLMTLIVGITSGFWIWSGKTLHSWRKFYTRLTNSRHGETTV, encoded by the coding sequence ATGCGGCCCCGCAGCGCCCTGCCCCgcctgctgctgccgctgctgttGCTGCCCGCCGCCGGGCCGGCCCAGTTCCACGGGGAGAAGGGCATCTCCATCCCGGACCACGGCTTCTGCCAGCCCATCTCCATCCCGCTGTGCACGGACATCGCCTACAACCAGACCATCATGCCCAACCTCCTGGGCCACACGAACCAGGAGGACGCGGGCCTGGAGGTGCACCAGTTCTACCCGCTGGTGAAGGTGCAGTGCTCCCCCGAACTGCGCTTCTTCTTGTGCTCCATGTACGCACCCGTGTGCACGGTGCTGGAGCAGGCCATCCCGCCGTGCCGCTCCATCTGCGAGCGCGCGCGCCAGGGCTGCGAGGCGCTCATGAACAAGTTCGGCTTCCAGTGGCCCGAGCGCCTGCGCTGCGAGCACTTTCCGCGCCACGGCGCGGAGCAGATCTGCGTGGGCCAGAACCACTCGGAGGACGGCACGCCGGCGCTGCTCACCACCGCGCCTCCGCCGGGCCTGcagccgggggccgggggcaccccgggcggcccgggcggcggcggctctCCCCCGCGCTACGCCACGCTGGAGCACCCGTTCCACTGCCCGCGCGTCCTCAAGGTGCCGTCCTATCTCAGCTACAAGTTCCTGGGCGAGCGCGACTGCGCGGCGCCCTGCGAGCCCGCGCGGCCGGACGGCTCCATGTTCTTCTCGCAGGAGGAGACGCGCTTCGCGCGCCTCTGGATCCTCACCTGGTCGGTGCTGTGCTGCGCCTCCACCTTCTTCACCGTCACTACGTACCTGGTCGACATGCAGCGCTTCCGCTACCCGGAGCGACCCATCATCTTTCTGTCCGGCTGCTACACTATGGTTTCGGTGGCGTACATCGCGGGCTTCGTGCTCCAGGAGCGCGTCGTGTGCAACGAGCGCTTCTCCGAGGACGGCTACCGCACGGTGGTGCAGGGCACCAAGAAGGAGGGCTGCACCATCCTCTTTATGATGCTCTACTTCTTCAGCATGGCCAGTTCCATCTGGTGGGTCATCCTGTCGCTCACTTGGTTCCTGGCGGCGGGCATGAAGTGGGGCCACGAGGCCATCGAGGCTAACTCGCAGTACTTCCACCTGGCCGCGTGGGCCGTGCCGGCGGTCAAGACCATCACCATCCTGGCCATGGGCCAGATTGACGGCGACCTGCTGAGCGGCGTGTGCTTCGTGGGCCTCAACAGCCTGGACCCGCTGCGGGGCTTCGTGCTGGCGCCGCTCTTCGTGTACCTGTTCATAGGCACGTCCTTCCTCCTGGCCGGCTTCGTGTCACTCTTTCGCATCCGCACCATCATGAAGCACGACGGCACCAAGACGGAGAAGCTGGAGCGGCTTATGGTGCGCATCGGCGTCTTCTCCGTGCTCTACACCGTGCCCGCCACCATCGTCATCGCCTGCTACTTCTACGAGCAGGCCTTTCGGGAGCACTGGGAGCGCTCGTGGGTGAGCCAGCACTGCAAGAGCCTGGCCATCCCGTGCCCGGCGCACTACACGCCGCGCATGTCGCCCGACTTCACCGTCTACATGATCAAATACCTCATGACGCTCATCGTGGGCATCACGTCGGGCTTCTGGATCTGGTCCGGCAAGACGTTGCACTCGTGGAGGAAGTTCTACACGCGTCTCACCAACAGCCGGCACGGCGAGACCACCGTGTGA